In the Labrys wisconsinensis genome, one interval contains:
- a CDS encoding Fic family protein produces MKLIKGSRVTDGENQRLGAYVETSAGGERVRAYVPAPLPPNPPLELGRFMQVYERAIAAVGRLDGVTTILPSTPLFLYMYVRKEALLSSQIEGTQSSLSDLLLFENHEAPTVELDDVTEVSNYVAAIEHGVSRMRGGFPLSLRLIREMHAILLKSGRGAAKQPGEFRRSQNWIGGTRPGNALFVPPPPNRLDECLDALERFLHSEDAALPPLIRAGLAHVQFETIHPFLDGNGRLGRLLITLILCEAGVLREPILYLSLFLKSRRDDYYRLLQEVRQAGTWETWMEFFLTGVAETAEQAAATARDLIAMFDAHRQQIAALGRAAPSALRVHELMQASPIVTIQTVSEKLAISFPTASTALENLAKINVVRETTGRQRGRIYAYSDYLALLDRGTDPLPA; encoded by the coding sequence ATGAAGCTAATTAAAGGATCGCGCGTGACGGACGGGGAGAATCAAAGGCTCGGCGCCTATGTCGAAACGAGCGCGGGAGGCGAGCGCGTGCGGGCCTATGTGCCTGCCCCGCTGCCGCCGAATCCGCCGCTCGAACTCGGGCGCTTCATGCAGGTCTACGAACGCGCCATCGCCGCGGTCGGGCGCCTGGACGGTGTGACGACGATCCTGCCCTCGACGCCTTTGTTCCTCTACATGTACGTCCGCAAGGAAGCCCTCCTCTCGTCACAGATCGAGGGGACGCAATCCTCGCTGTCCGATCTGCTGCTGTTCGAAAATCACGAGGCGCCGACGGTCGAGCTCGACGATGTGACCGAGGTCTCGAACTACGTCGCGGCGATCGAGCACGGCGTCTCCCGAATGCGGGGTGGATTTCCCTTGTCGCTCCGGCTGATCCGCGAAATGCATGCCATCCTGCTCAAGTCGGGACGGGGCGCCGCGAAGCAACCCGGCGAGTTTCGCCGCTCGCAGAACTGGATCGGCGGAACCCGGCCCGGCAACGCGCTGTTCGTGCCGCCACCGCCGAACCGGCTGGACGAATGCCTAGATGCGCTCGAGCGCTTCCTGCACAGCGAGGATGCAGCGCTGCCCCCGCTCATCCGGGCGGGCCTAGCCCACGTCCAGTTCGAGACGATCCACCCTTTTCTCGACGGCAACGGGCGCCTGGGTCGGCTGCTTATCACCCTGATCCTATGCGAGGCGGGGGTGCTGCGCGAGCCGATCCTCTATCTCAGTCTGTTCCTGAAATCCCGGCGCGACGACTATTACCGGCTCCTGCAGGAGGTCCGCCAGGCTGGGACCTGGGAGACCTGGATGGAGTTCTTCCTGACCGGCGTCGCTGAGACTGCTGAACAAGCCGCCGCGACCGCGCGCGATCTCATCGCCATGTTCGATGCTCACCGACAGCAGATCGCCGCTCTCGGCCGTGCGGCCCCATCCGCGCTCCGCGTCCACGAATTGATGCAAGCCAGCCCGATCGTCACCATCCAGACTGTCTCCGAGAAACTCGCCATCTCTTTCCCGACCGCCAGCACGGCGCTGGAAAATCTCGCCAAGATCAACGTCGTGCGCGAGACCACGGGACGGCAACGCGGCCGGATCTACGCCTATTCGGACTACCTGGCCTTGCTCGATCGCGGCACCGATCCATTGCCGGCCTGA
- a CDS encoding DUF2274 domain-containing protein, with translation MTKLKLGPLTDDKPVKISVELPAAVHRDLVVYAQVLGRTTGQTAPEPSKLIAPMIERFMATDRAFAKARRDRSAQVVGGSTEKSG, from the coding sequence ATGACGAAGCTCAAACTCGGGCCACTGACCGACGACAAGCCGGTCAAAATCAGCGTCGAGCTACCGGCCGCCGTGCATCGCGATCTCGTCGTTTATGCTCAGGTGCTCGGCCGGACGACCGGTCAAACGGCGCCCGAGCCTTCGAAGCTCATCGCGCCGATGATCGAGCGATTCATGGCGACCGACCGTGCCTTCGCCAAAGCGCGTCGTGATCGAAGCGCTCAGGTCGTTGGCGGTTCGACCGAGAAATCAGGGTAG
- the trbG gene encoding P-type conjugative transfer protein TrbG, with translation MTPPISMEAGGPASRLSVSQPSQKGGFAPFRKSGFAALLLSVTALAGCAHKFIPPDINYDTAVPAKLSVDPPPPVKIVELPKPLPLPGQLKPLDTGKPAPEAADPTVRVNQANAAARIQPVRNGFINAVQVYPYSAGALYQAYTAPGEITDIALQEGEQLVGTGPVAAGDTVRWIIGDTESGAGPTKRIHILVKPTRPDLVTNLVINTDRRTYLLELRSTEKTYMASVSWQYPEDQLIALRQQNAAAETAAPIATGVDLAAINFRYAIEGDNPAWRPLRAFDDGQKVYIEFPSGIRQGEMPPLFVIGPAGSSELVNYRVRANYYIVDRLFAAAELRLGDKDSERRVRIVRTDGRPRS, from the coding sequence ATGACCCCGCCGATTTCCATGGAAGCCGGCGGTCCGGCTTCACGTCTTTCCGTCTCTCAACCGAGCCAGAAGGGCGGCTTTGCGCCTTTCCGTAAATCCGGCTTCGCGGCTCTGCTGCTATCCGTGACGGCGCTCGCCGGCTGCGCCCACAAGTTCATTCCGCCCGACATCAACTACGATACCGCCGTGCCGGCGAAGCTCTCCGTCGATCCACCGCCGCCGGTGAAGATCGTCGAGCTTCCGAAGCCATTGCCGCTGCCGGGCCAGTTGAAGCCGCTCGACACCGGCAAGCCCGCGCCGGAAGCAGCGGACCCCACCGTGCGCGTCAATCAGGCCAACGCGGCCGCCCGCATCCAGCCGGTTCGCAACGGCTTCATCAACGCCGTGCAGGTCTATCCCTATTCGGCGGGCGCGCTCTATCAGGCCTACACGGCGCCAGGCGAGATCACCGACATCGCCCTGCAGGAGGGCGAACAGCTCGTCGGCACGGGGCCGGTCGCCGCCGGCGACACCGTGCGCTGGATCATCGGCGACACCGAGAGCGGGGCGGGTCCGACCAAGCGGATTCACATTTTGGTCAAACCCACCCGACCGGATCTCGTCACAAATCTCGTCATCAACACCGATCGGCGGACCTATCTGCTGGAGCTGCGCTCGACCGAGAAGACCTATATGGCGTCGGTCTCCTGGCAATATCCGGAAGACCAGCTCATTGCGCTGCGCCAGCAAAATGCGGCGGCCGAAACAGCCGCGCCGATCGCCACCGGCGTCGATCTGGCCGCGATCAACTTCCGCTATGCGATCGAGGGTGACAATCCCGCTTGGCGGCCGCTGCGCGCCTTCGACGACGGCCAGAAGGTCTACATCGAATTCCCGTCCGGCATCCGCCAGGGCGAAATGCCGCCGCTCTTCGTCATCGGCCCGGCGGGCAGCTCCGAGCTGGTGAACTATCGGGTCCGCGCCAACTACTACATCGTCGACCGCCTGTTCGCCGCAGCCGAACTTCGTCTCGGCGACAAGGATAGCGAGCGGCGCGTCCGCATCGTCCGCACCGATGGAAGGCCGCGGTCATGA
- a CDS encoding VirB3 family type IV secretion system protein: MTAIVDPDVPGFFAPVHRALTDPILMGGAPRTVAIANGTLAAAIALGLRLWIPGALIWAVGHAAAVWAAKRDPQFVDVVRRHLRYPAHLGV; the protein is encoded by the coding sequence ATGACCGCGATCGTCGATCCCGACGTGCCCGGCTTCTTCGCGCCGGTCCATCGCGCGCTCACCGACCCGATCCTGATGGGCGGCGCGCCGCGGACCGTCGCGATCGCCAACGGCACCTTGGCGGCGGCGATCGCGCTCGGCCTCCGGCTCTGGATCCCTGGCGCACTCATCTGGGCAGTCGGCCATGCCGCCGCCGTCTGGGCGGCGAAACGCGACCCGCAATTCGTCGACGTGGTGCGCCGGCACCTTCGCTACCCCGCACATCTGGGGGTGTGA
- the trbE gene encoding conjugal transfer protein TrbE translates to MLNLAEYRHRPAGLADFLPWAALVGEGVVLNKDGSFQRTARFRGPDLDSATPAELVGVTARLNNALRRLGSGWAIFVEAQRIAAQTYPHSTFPDPASALVDLERQDAFEEAGAHFESRYFLTFVWLPPAEDASRVEGWLYEGRAQTGVDPWELLHGFVDRTNRVLQLVEGFMPEVDWLDDGDTLTYLHSTISTRQQRVRVPETPMHLDALLADEPLAGGLEPRLGAHHLRTLTVVGFPTTTHPGILDELNRLAFPYRWSTRAILLDKTEAVKLLTKIRRQWFAKRKSIAAIVKEVMTNEASTLVDSDAANKAADADLALQELGSDDVGQAYVTATVTVWDEDAGLAAEKLRLIEKVIQGRDFTCMPEGVNALEAWLGSVPGHAYANVRQPPVSTLNLAHMIPLSAVWAGPARDEHFQAPPLLFGKTEGSTPFRLSLHVGDVGHTLIVGPTGAGKSVLLALMAMQFRRYRNNQIFAFDFGGSIRTAALAMGGDWHDLGGSLSAGSEHSVSLQPLARIDDLAERAWAAEWVTTILAKEGVTIDPIAKEHVWSALTSLASSPVGERTITGLAVLLQSTALKQALQTYCVGGPSGRLLDAESERLGSSSVQAFETEGLIGAGAAPAVLTYLFHRIEGRLDGRPTLLIIDEGWLVLDDPAFAQQLREWLKTLRKKNASVVFATQSLSDIDGSNIAPAIVESCPTRIFLPNERAIEPQITAIYRRFGLNDRQIEILARATPKRDYYCQSRRGNRLFELGLGPVALAFCAASSKQDHAAIERVIAESGRKAFTPTWLADRELLWAADLIPELTNLETSS, encoded by the coding sequence ATGCTGAACCTTGCCGAATACCGCCATCGTCCTGCCGGCCTCGCCGACTTCCTGCCCTGGGCCGCTCTCGTCGGTGAGGGTGTCGTCCTCAACAAGGACGGCTCGTTCCAGCGCACCGCCCGTTTTCGCGGACCGGACCTCGACAGCGCGACGCCGGCCGAGTTGGTAGGCGTCACCGCACGGCTGAACAACGCGCTGCGCCGGCTCGGCTCCGGCTGGGCGATCTTCGTCGAGGCGCAGCGGATCGCCGCCCAGACCTATCCGCATTCGACGTTTCCTGATCCGGCATCGGCCCTGGTCGATCTCGAACGGCAGGACGCCTTCGAGGAGGCAGGCGCCCACTTCGAGAGCCGCTATTTCCTGACCTTCGTCTGGCTCCCGCCGGCCGAGGACGCCTCGCGCGTCGAGGGCTGGCTCTATGAGGGCCGCGCGCAGACCGGCGTCGATCCTTGGGAGCTGCTGCACGGCTTCGTCGATCGGACCAACCGCGTCCTGCAACTGGTCGAAGGGTTCATGCCCGAGGTCGATTGGCTCGATGACGGCGACACGCTGACCTATCTGCACTCGACGATCTCAACACGGCAGCAGCGCGTGCGCGTCCCCGAGACGCCGATGCACCTCGATGCGCTGCTCGCTGACGAGCCGCTCGCCGGCGGACTGGAGCCGCGGCTCGGCGCCCATCATCTGCGGACACTCACCGTGGTCGGATTCCCGACCACGACTCATCCCGGCATCCTCGACGAGCTGAACCGGCTCGCCTTTCCGTATCGCTGGTCGACCCGTGCGATCCTCCTCGACAAGACCGAGGCGGTGAAGCTGCTGACCAAGATCCGGCGGCAATGGTTCGCCAAGCGCAAGTCGATCGCCGCCATCGTCAAAGAGGTGATGACCAACGAGGCCTCGACGCTGGTCGATAGCGATGCGGCCAACAAGGCGGCCGACGCGGACCTCGCGCTTCAGGAGCTGGGCTCCGACGATGTGGGCCAGGCCTATGTCACCGCCACTGTCACCGTCTGGGACGAAGACGCCGGCCTCGCGGCGGAGAAGCTGCGCCTCATCGAGAAGGTGATCCAGGGCCGCGATTTCACCTGCATGCCGGAAGGGGTGAACGCGCTCGAGGCCTGGCTCGGCTCCGTTCCCGGCCATGCCTACGCCAACGTCCGCCAGCCCCCGGTCTCGACGCTGAATCTCGCCCACATGATCCCGCTTTCAGCGGTCTGGGCCGGGCCGGCACGCGACGAGCATTTCCAGGCGCCGCCGCTGCTGTTCGGCAAGACCGAGGGGTCCACGCCGTTCCGGCTGAGCCTCCATGTCGGCGACGTCGGCCATACGCTGATCGTCGGCCCGACCGGCGCGGGCAAGTCCGTGCTGCTGGCCCTGATGGCAATGCAGTTCCGCCGCTACCGGAACAACCAGATTTTCGCCTTCGACTTCGGCGGCTCGATCCGCACCGCGGCGCTCGCGATGGGCGGCGACTGGCACGACCTCGGCGGTAGCTTGTCGGCCGGGTCGGAGCATTCCGTCTCGCTGCAACCGCTGGCGCGGATCGACGATCTGGCCGAGCGCGCCTGGGCGGCGGAATGGGTAACAACCATCCTTGCGAAGGAAGGCGTCACGATTGATCCGATCGCGAAGGAGCATGTCTGGTCGGCGTTGACGTCGCTGGCCTCGTCGCCGGTGGGCGAGCGCACGATCACCGGCCTCGCGGTCCTGCTGCAATCCACCGCGCTGAAGCAGGCGTTGCAAACCTATTGCGTCGGCGGTCCCTCCGGCCGGCTGCTCGATGCCGAGTCCGAGCGCCTCGGTTCCAGTTCGGTTCAGGCCTTCGAGACCGAGGGCCTGATCGGCGCCGGCGCGGCGCCTGCCGTGCTGACCTATCTGTTTCACCGCATCGAGGGCCGCCTCGACGGCCGGCCGACCTTACTGATCATCGACGAGGGCTGGCTGGTCCTCGACGATCCCGCCTTCGCGCAACAGCTTCGCGAATGGCTGAAGACGTTGCGTAAGAAGAACGCCTCCGTCGTCTTCGCCACGCAATCGCTCTCGGACATCGACGGCAGCAACATCGCGCCCGCCATCGTCGAGAGCTGCCCGACACGCATCTTCCTGCCGAACGAACGCGCGATCGAGCCGCAGATCACGGCGATCTACCGGCGCTTCGGCCTCAACGATCGCCAAATCGAGATCCTCGCGCGGGCGACGCCGAAGCGCGACTACTACTGCCAATCCCGCCGCGGCAACCGGCTGTTCGAGCTCGGACTCGGGCCGGTCGCGCTGGCGTTCTGTGCCGCATCCTCCAAGCAAGACCACGCCGCAATCGAACGCGTCATCGCCGAGAGCGGTCGTAAAGCCTTCACGCCCACCTGGCTCGCCGATCGCGAGCTTCTCTGGGCCGCTGATCTCATCCCCGAGCTGACCAACCTGGAGACGTCATCATGA
- a CDS encoding TrbI/VirB10 family protein, with translation MTDEPEAQAPAPAPVVPPDLRLRGERPRVTRLSRKVLITLGAVSALAVAGALGYALQTRNRSQTGQELLSTQSRPSAEGLAGLPKDYTGLPRQAPQIGPPLPGDLGKPILNAGAAPNTSVSATTPDPAAQRLAQETEAARISRLFAQTNQQPQPVGLVAPPATATQGGPTPTPPVDAGSAQNMQDRKTAFLNAATDKRTVSPDRLEAKASPYVVQAGTVIPAALITGIRSDLPGQITAQVTEAVYDSPTGHYLLIPQGAKLIGQYDSSVAFGQSRILLVWTRIIMPDGNSIVLERQPGADTQGYAGLEDEVDNHWGMLFKAAVLSTLLSVGAEAGTSQNENNLVQAIRSGASNSISQTGQQIVQRQLNIQPTLTIRPGFPVRVIVTRDLVLAPYGQGGTP, from the coding sequence ATGACGGACGAACCGGAAGCACAAGCGCCGGCGCCAGCGCCTGTCGTGCCGCCCGATTTGCGGCTCCGGGGCGAACGGCCGCGCGTCACGCGCCTCTCGCGTAAGGTGCTGATCACGCTCGGCGCCGTGTCGGCCCTCGCGGTCGCGGGCGCTCTCGGCTACGCCCTTCAGACCCGGAACAGGTCGCAGACCGGGCAGGAGTTGCTCAGCACCCAAAGCCGCCCCTCGGCCGAGGGGCTGGCCGGGCTGCCGAAGGACTATACCGGCCTTCCGCGCCAGGCGCCGCAAATCGGGCCGCCACTCCCGGGCGACCTTGGCAAGCCCATCCTCAATGCCGGCGCCGCGCCAAATACCAGCGTGTCGGCAACCACGCCCGATCCCGCAGCGCAGCGGCTGGCTCAGGAAACCGAGGCAGCGCGCATAAGCCGCCTGTTCGCCCAGACCAATCAGCAGCCGCAGCCGGTCGGCCTCGTTGCTCCGCCGGCGACGGCGACACAGGGCGGTCCGACGCCCACGCCACCCGTCGATGCGGGGTCCGCGCAGAACATGCAGGATCGCAAGACCGCGTTCCTCAACGCCGCGACGGACAAGCGAACGGTCAGCCCCGACCGTCTCGAAGCCAAGGCTTCGCCCTATGTCGTGCAGGCGGGAACCGTGATCCCTGCGGCGCTCATCACCGGCATCCGCTCCGATCTTCCGGGCCAGATCACGGCCCAGGTGACGGAGGCCGTCTACGACAGCCCGACCGGGCACTACCTGCTGATCCCGCAGGGCGCGAAGCTGATTGGACAATACGACAGCTCGGTAGCCTTCGGTCAGAGCCGCATCCTTCTCGTCTGGACGCGCATCATCATGCCGGACGGCAATTCCATCGTGCTGGAACGACAGCCGGGCGCCGATACCCAAGGCTATGCGGGGCTCGAAGACGAGGTCGATAACCATTGGGGCATGCTGTTCAAGGCCGCCGTCCTCTCGACCCTCCTCAGCGTCGGCGCGGAGGCCGGCACAAGCCAGAACGAGAACAATCTCGTGCAAGCGATCCGCTCCGGCGCGTCGAACAGCATCAGCCAGACCGGCCAGCAGATCGTACAGCGCCAGCTCAACATCCAGCCGACGCTCACCATCCGACCGGGCTTTCCGGTTCGTGTCATCGTCACGCGCGACCTGGTGCTGGCGCCCTACGGTCAGGGAGGCACACCATGA
- the trbK-alt gene encoding putative entry exclusion protein TrbK-alt: MLGRSDIFRAAAILALIACFAATLFAINRHPSMPVVEPLPTITAPATDDLAAELRRCSALGPKDAVDARCEAVWEENRRRFFGRPARPLPPSPPGAVAPATTTSGDAR; the protein is encoded by the coding sequence ATGCTGGGCCGGTCGGACATCTTCCGCGCCGCCGCGATCTTGGCCTTGATCGCGTGCTTCGCCGCGACCCTCTTCGCGATCAACCGGCATCCCTCGATGCCCGTTGTCGAGCCCCTTCCGACCATCACCGCTCCAGCCACCGATGACCTCGCGGCCGAGCTGCGCCGGTGCAGCGCGCTCGGTCCCAAGGATGCCGTGGATGCGCGTTGTGAGGCGGTCTGGGAGGAGAACCGCCGGCGCTTCTTCGGCAGGCCGGCGCGGCCGCTGCCGCCATCGCCCCCGGGCGCCGTCGCGCCGGCCACCACCACTTCGGGAGATGCGCGATGA
- the trbL gene encoding P-type conjugative transfer protein TrbL, producing the protein MNNVGVIDTFLNTFTTYIDSGFGLIKGEVAYLSSTLIVIDITLAGLFWAWGADEDILQRLVKKTLYIGFFAFIITNFNNLSAIVFNSFAGLGLKAGGSTISTATFLQPGHLAQVGLDAGQPLLDAASQMMGFTSFFANFVQIAVLMVSWLLVLIAFFILAVQLFVTLIEFKLTTLAGFILIPFALFNKTAFLAEKVLGNIVASGVKVMVLAVIVGIGTGLFSQFTQTYASGQPTIEQALSVVLAALAMLGLGIFGPGIATGLVSGAPQLGAGAAVGTGLAVAGTAMAGAGALGLAGRGAMAAASGTAAAARGGAAMAGGASSAYSLASAGRSGASGMAAGLGGVGRAAAAAASAPMRRAAAQAAGSMRDSFAAGARSSFAATGGSSTKGTVGSGEAVAPTPSSSGSSPPAWAQRMRRNQSIHQGATTAAHVLRSGDSHGGGHSVDLSGE; encoded by the coding sequence ATGAACAACGTCGGGGTCATCGACACCTTCCTCAACACGTTCACGACCTACATCGACTCGGGCTTCGGCCTGATCAAAGGCGAGGTCGCCTATCTGTCATCGACGTTGATCGTCATCGACATCACATTGGCGGGCCTGTTCTGGGCATGGGGCGCCGACGAGGACATTCTCCAGCGCCTAGTGAAGAAGACCCTCTACATCGGCTTCTTCGCCTTCATCATCACCAACTTCAACAATCTCTCCGCCATCGTCTTCAACAGCTTCGCTGGCCTCGGCCTGAAGGCTGGCGGCTCGACGATCTCGACCGCCACATTTCTGCAGCCCGGCCATCTCGCGCAAGTCGGCCTCGACGCGGGCCAGCCGCTGCTCGACGCCGCGAGCCAGATGATGGGCTTCACCAGCTTCTTCGCGAACTTCGTCCAGATCGCGGTGCTGATGGTGTCGTGGCTGCTGGTGCTGATCGCCTTCTTCATCCTGGCGGTGCAGCTCTTCGTCACGCTGATCGAGTTCAAGCTGACGACGCTCGCCGGCTTCATCCTCATCCCCTTCGCCCTCTTCAACAAGACCGCCTTCCTTGCCGAGAAGGTTCTCGGCAACATCGTCGCTTCCGGCGTGAAGGTGATGGTGCTCGCCGTCATTGTCGGAATCGGCACCGGCCTCTTCTCGCAGTTCACCCAGACCTATGCCAGCGGCCAGCCGACCATCGAGCAGGCGCTGTCCGTCGTGCTCGCGGCGCTGGCAATGCTGGGCCTCGGCATCTTTGGGCCCGGCATCGCCACGGGTCTCGTCTCCGGCGCGCCGCAACTCGGCGCGGGCGCTGCCGTCGGCACTGGCCTTGCCGTCGCCGGCACTGCCATGGCCGGCGCTGGCGCGCTTGGCCTGGCCGGAAGGGGAGCGATGGCGGCTGCGTCGGGGACGGCGGCCGCGGCCCGTGGTGGTGCGGCCATGGCCGGTGGCGCCTCTTCCGCCTACAGCCTGGCCTCCGCCGGCCGGTCCGGCGCGTCGGGCATGGCCGCTGGTCTTGGCGGTGTCGGTCGGGCCGCGGCGGCGGCGGCCTCAGCGCCAATGCGCCGCGCGGCGGCTCAGGCCGCAGGCTCGATGCGCGACAGCTTCGCTGCCGGCGCGAGGTCCAGTTTCGCGGCCACGGGCGGCTCCTCGACGAAAGGAACGGTCGGCAGCGGCGAGGCGGTCGCCCCTACGCCGAGTTCGAGCGGATCCAGTCCTCCCGCTTGGGCGCAGCGGATGCGACGCAATCAATCGATCCACCAGGGCGCGACCACCGCGGCGCACGTCCTCAGGTCCGGTGACAGCCACGGCGGCGGCCATTCCGTCGATCTTTCGGGAGAATAG
- the trbJ gene encoding P-type conjugative transfer protein TrbJ translates to MIKLRHLAAASTVVLSLAVAVPPASAQWIVYDPTNFSQNVLTAARELQQINNQIQMLTNQATSLVNQARNLANLPMSTLTQLQSSIAQTQSLLGQAQNIAFNVQRIEQAYSTSYGSAAGTGSTTTMVANAQQRWQNSVAAFEDSLKVQAGVVGNIPTNSSAMTSLVTASQSATGALQAAQAGNQLLALQSQQLSDVVAVLSAKGRADALEQARVAAAEAQGQQNYKTFSTRSGYQPGNVTMFSGN, encoded by the coding sequence ATGATCAAGCTGCGTCATCTGGCGGCGGCAAGCACCGTCGTGCTGTCCCTGGCCGTCGCCGTGCCGCCGGCCTCGGCGCAATGGATCGTCTACGATCCGACCAACTTCAGCCAGAACGTGCTGACGGCGGCGCGTGAGCTCCAGCAGATCAACAACCAGATTCAGATGTTGACCAATCAGGCGACGAGCCTGGTCAACCAGGCGCGCAATCTCGCCAACCTGCCGATGTCGACGCTGACCCAGCTTCAGTCGTCGATCGCACAGACCCAGTCGCTGCTCGGCCAAGCGCAAAACATCGCCTTCAACGTCCAGCGGATCGAGCAGGCTTATTCGACCAGCTACGGCAGCGCAGCGGGCACGGGCTCGACCACAACGATGGTCGCCAATGCTCAGCAGCGCTGGCAAAATTCGGTCGCGGCTTTCGAGGACAGCCTGAAGGTTCAGGCGGGCGTGGTCGGCAATATCCCGACCAATTCCAGCGCCATGACCTCCCTGGTCACAGCCAGCCAGAGCGCGACGGGTGCGCTGCAAGCGGCGCAGGCCGGGAACCAGCTTCTGGCCCTCCAATCCCAGCAGCTCTCCGACGTCGTCGCCGTGTTGTCGGCGAAAGGCCGTGCCGACGCGCTGGAGCAGGCGCGCGTCGCCGCAGCCGAAGCGCAAGGCCAGCAGAACTACAAGACCTTCTCGACGCGCAGCGGCTACCAGCCTGGCAACGTCACGATGTTCAGCGGCAACTGA
- the trbF gene encoding conjugal transfer protein TrbF gives MALFRRSTVRYGRTPEPETPYQRAAQAWDERIGSARVQAKNWRLMAFGSLALSMGLAGGLVWQSTHGSIVPWVVQVDKLGQAQAVAPATADYAPSDPEIAWYLAHFIEMVRSLPADPIIVRQNWLQAYDFTTTSGSQALNDYARANDPFAKLGHQQIAIDVSSVIRASPSSFRVEWVEHRYQDGALADTSRWTAILTVAIQPPTSADVLRKNPLGIYVTAINWSKELGQ, from the coding sequence ATGGCGCTCTTTCGCCGATCCACGGTCCGCTACGGCCGTACCCCCGAACCCGAGACCCCCTACCAGCGCGCCGCCCAAGCTTGGGATGAGCGAATTGGTTCGGCCCGGGTGCAGGCGAAGAACTGGCGGCTGATGGCCTTCGGCTCACTCGCGCTTTCGATGGGTCTGGCCGGTGGCCTGGTCTGGCAATCCACCCACGGCAGCATCGTCCCCTGGGTGGTGCAGGTCGACAAGCTCGGCCAGGCTCAGGCTGTCGCGCCGGCCACGGCCGACTACGCCCCGAGCGATCCGGAGATCGCCTGGTATCTCGCCCATTTCATCGAGATGGTCCGCTCGCTGCCGGCCGATCCGATCATCGTGCGGCAGAACTGGCTCCAGGCCTACGACTTCACCACCACCTCGGGCTCGCAGGCGCTCAACGACTACGCCCGCGCCAACGATCCGTTCGCCAAGCTCGGCCACCAGCAGATCGCCATCGACGTCTCGAGCGTGATCCGCGCATCGCCGTCCAGCTTCCGAGTCGAGTGGGTCGAGCACCGCTATCAGGACGGCGCGCTCGCCGACACCTCGCGCTGGACCGCGATCCTCACCGTCGCGATCCAGCCGCCAACCTCCGCCGACGTGCTCCGCAAGAACCCGCTCGGCATCTACGTCACCGCCATCAACTGGTCGAAGGAGCTGGGACAATGA
- a CDS encoding LysR family transcriptional regulator — MDVELSDLRLAVVTSQHRSLRQAAEALNIRQSTLSRRLHEIERQLGVVLFERTNGGTHLTTVGLEFVASAKRILDDVDTELRRIKSRSRGELGLLTIGVHASPSAGHMHATLVEYHRRFPDVDVRTVDGSQDRLLCALAGSAVDIAIMTGHATSWDGRMLPLWSERVIVSFPQHHPLGQNSRIRWADLANEKFLVPQQGPGPELEGLLAAKLRHAVGSQQIVHQDSSLDRLLSLVSANYGTLLMFEGATGVRHEGVVYREVWDDDGPTQVKFMAYWRDANSNPALGSFLAMLREHYPDFSVEPPTT, encoded by the coding sequence GTGGATGTAGAGCTTAGTGATCTGCGTTTGGCTGTCGTGACGTCACAGCACCGCAGCCTGCGGCAGGCGGCGGAAGCTCTGAACATACGCCAATCGACCTTGAGCCGCCGGCTGCACGAGATCGAGCGCCAGCTTGGCGTGGTCTTGTTCGAAAGGACGAATGGCGGCACCCACCTCACCACGGTCGGACTGGAGTTCGTCGCGAGCGCCAAACGGATCCTCGATGACGTGGACACGGAGCTCCGACGGATCAAAAGCAGAAGCCGTGGTGAACTCGGCCTCCTGACAATTGGCGTTCATGCCTCCCCGTCAGCGGGACACATGCACGCGACGCTCGTCGAATACCATCGCCGCTTTCCGGACGTGGATGTGCGCACCGTCGATGGCAGCCAGGATCGGCTGCTATGCGCTCTGGCGGGGAGCGCCGTCGATATTGCGATCATGACCGGCCATGCGACCTCCTGGGACGGCCGGATGCTCCCGCTTTGGAGCGAACGGGTGATCGTGTCCTTCCCGCAGCATCATCCGCTTGGCCAGAATTCGAGGATTCGCTGGGCGGATCTCGCAAACGAAAAGTTTCTCGTCCCACAGCAAGGCCCTGGGCCGGAGTTGGAGGGGTTGCTCGCGGCGAAACTTCGTCATGCCGTCGGCTCTCAGCAGATCGTCCACCAGGACTCGTCACTGGACAGGCTGCTGAGCCTGGTCAGTGCGAACTATGGCACGCTCCTGATGTTCGAGGGCGCGACGGGCGTCCGCCACGAAGGCGTCGTCTACCGGGAAGTCTGGGACGATGACGGCCCGACCCAAGTCAAATTCATGGCCTATTGGCGAGACGCGAACAGCAACCCGGCGTTGGGGTCGTTCCTGGCGATGTTACGCGAACACTACCCTGATTTCTCGGTCGAACCGCCAACGACCTGA